The sequence TGGTCCCTTATCAGTTAAGTGAATCGGAAGAAAAGGAAGTCCAATCGTTAGCGAAAAGCCGTTACGAGAGCGATGAATGGAACTTCCGCCGTTAGTTCGCTACTTGAATGGCCGAATTGGGCTATGCTAAGATAAACGTTGACTCTTTTTGAAAGCCTGGTGGAAAGGACGTGTTGCTTTGCAATACGAAAAAGAACGCGCCGCTTATATACATGCATTTATAAGGACAAAACAAGCAATGCTCCGTGAACAACTGGAAGGCGTAGCGGGCGATGAAATGGAATTGAAGGAAACGTTTTGGGATCATGTCACCGTCAACTTTTCCAATAGCCACGAGATTCAAGAGACGATCTCCAGCATTAAACAACAAGCAGAACTTTTAAATGAACGGGAACGTAGTGGCGCACTAATTAAAAAACAAATGCGGACGTTGCGGCGGTTAGCTGATTCTCCCTACTTTGGCCGAATTGATTTAAAGATCGAAGGAGAAAATCAGGCTGAACCGATTTACATTGGCATCGCCTCGCTAATGGATGAAAACGATAGCGATTTTCTCATTTATGACTGGCGTGCCCCGATTTCTAGCGTCTATTATGATTCAGAAATTGGCCCTGTTACCTATACGGCGCCAGCTGGTACAGTCAAAGGGGTGTTAGAGAACAAGCGACAATATGTGTTTCGCCGCGGCGAGTTAAAAGCCATGTTCGATACATCGCTTGCGATTGGTGACGAACGTTTAAAGGAATCTCTTGGCGAAGGCGCTTCCCGTTATATGAAAACGATTGTTTCCACGATTCAAAAAGAACAAAACCAAGCCATACGTGATGAAAAAAGCCGGTATTTGGTTATACAAGGAGTGGCAGGCAGCGGAAAAACGTCTGTGGCAATGCAGCGTGCTGCTTATTTGCTTTTCCGCCATCGTTCTCACATTGAAGCAAACCAACTTGTTTTGTTTTCGCCGAATGAGTTGTTTTCCAGTTATGTGTCGACTGTTCTTCCTGAGTTAGGCGAAGAAAATATGAAGCAATTGACGTTTCGTGGTTACCTTTATAAGCGACTTGGGCGTGTGTATGAAGTAGAAGACGGATTTGCCCAGCTTGAATATATACTAGGCGCAGATAAAGGCGAGTTGTACCGAACGCGAATGAGAAGCATTGCTGTAAAATCAGGGCGTGCATTTAAAGAAAAACTGGATGCTTTTATTGAAAAGCTGAAAGAAGGGGGACTATTTTTTAAAGACGTCCGTTTTCGCAAAAAGACACTGATACCAAAAGAAGATATTGAAACGTATTTCTATTGCTTGGATCATGGCATTCCTTTGCAAAATCGGCTTAGGCTCACTGGGGAATGGTTGTTAAAAGAGATCGCCAAACAAGAAGGGAAAGAACGTTCTGAAGCATGGGTCGAAAAAGCCCGTGAGCTGTTAGACAATGAAACACTGCTGCGAACGCACTGGGAAGTAGAAAAGGCAACTGCGAACGAAGAGGAGTTCGGTGCCCAAGAAAGACAAGAACAACTTATTGCTAAACAACTGGTGCGCGAGGCGTTTGAGCCATTGAAAAAGCGGATAAAAGCGCTCGCTTTTATTGATAGTGAAAAGCTATACGAACAATTTTTATTTGATGATTGCCATCGGGATACGGACGGATTTGCTGCCGTTGCCTTATGGTCTAGCAGTGAAATTAGTAAAAAGCGGATGCCTTATGAAGATGCAACGCCGTTTCTCTATTTACAGGACCGTGTTAAAGGGTTACAAGTAGACCGGTCCATTAAACACGTCTTCATTGATGAAGCACAGGATTACACTCATTTTCAGCTCGTCTATATGCAAATGCTCTACCCAGCCGCCCATTTTACAATTGTCGGCGACGTCAGCCAGACGCTTTATATCCACGGGCCAAACCAAACAGGCTTAATCGGTGGCGACGAGGCTGATGTCAAATACATGGCGTTCTATAAAAGCTACCGGTCTACTGAAGCCATTATTCGTTTTGCTCGGGAGATGCTGCCGAATCCAGAGGAGATTATCCCATTTGAACGGCCTGGTGATGTGCCTGTTTTGGTGAAGGGAACAAGCCGCCAAGCTTTAATAAAGCCTGTTAAAGAATGGGTCGAACAAATGGGAGAGAGAGGCTACAGGACGGTTGCCGTAATCGTCAAAACGGCGAAAGAAGCAAACGATGTCCATGCCCAGCTGAGCGAATGGCTCGATATTCAGCTTGTGGCCAAAGACCATCATGAATACAAAGAAGGAGCAGTCGTTTTGCCTGTTTACTTGGCGAAAGGCATTGAATTTGATGCAGTCGGCGTATTTGATGCGTCTGCAAGCCATTATGCTTCTTCCCAAGAACGGTACCACCTTTACACAGCATGCACGCGGGCGATGGACCACTTAACCGTTTTTGCCGCAGGCGAATGGTCGCCATGGCTGAAGCCGATCCCGTCCCACCTTTATGAAGAAAAACAAGCGCTCTCCTAAACGGAAGCGCTTGTTTCAGCCTGTAGACAAACGCTCGCATACTTCGTCATTTGTCTCGGTCATATGTTCATGAACACTTGTTCTATTCACATCTTCCCTCGCCTGCACTCCTCGTCTGACAAGCGTTTTCTATCAGTCTGAATGATTTTGTCGACAAAGTCGACAAAATCAAGCGCCCTCCTAAACGGGGGCGCTTGTTTCGTTTTTAATGTGCGCTGCAAGTGCTTGTTGCAGTTTTCTTGTTACAGGGCCGACGGACAGTGTAGCGACTACATCGCCTTTGAACGTATGGACAGGCGTAATTTCAATCGATGTGCTAGTAATGAACGCTTCTTCCGCGTGGGCAAGCACTTCTTTAGGAAACGGCTCTTCCACAACATCGATCCCCATGTTCTTAGCAATCGAGATGATTTCCTGGCGTGTAATGCCATTTAAAATCAAATTGTTTGCCGGATGTGTGTATAAAGTCTCATTGTTGACAAGAAATAAGTTAGATGAAGATCCTTCTGTGACCGCATCATCACGGTAAAGCACCGCCTCTGCACAATCGTGGTCGCTTGCTTTCCGTTTGGCGAGGACATTGCCTAGCAAGTTGATGGTTTTTATGTCACAGCGGAGCCAACGGATATCAGGCGTTACATAAACGGAAACGCCCTTTTCCTGGCTTGCTTGCATCGGCTTATCAGGGAGTGCAAAGCCAGTTAAAACAGGCGTTTCTTCACGGGTATACAAATGGTTGCGAGCGCCTGCCCCCCTTGTAAATTGGACGTAAACAGAGCCATTTTCGATTTTTTCGGTGTTCTTGTAATCGTTTAGGCGGGCTGCCAACGTTTCTTTTTGATAAGGAATGCGCATGTCGAGTTTTTCTGCGCTGGCATACAACCGGTCTAAATGAGCATCGAGCGCAAAATAACTTCCTTCATAAATGCGTACAACTTCATAAATGCCATCACCGAAATGGTACCCGCGGTCATTGTATGAAACATGGGCCTCTGTTTCAGGGACGATGGAGTCATTCACGATAATATGATTCATTTTTAGCCCTCGTTTCCTATATTTTCTTCTTGACGTCTCTTCTATTTTCCAAAAAGAACGCTTGTTTGTCAATGGGAGTAATGAAATTCATTCTAGATACACATTCTATAGGAAAATAAAAAAGGAGCGTTTTGATGAGGCCATTTTACCCCCAACTTGTGTACTTTGAACCACAAGCGCTTAATTATCCACTTGGCAAGGAACTATACGAGAAGTTTAAAAACGCAGATGTCGAAATTCGGGAGACAACGTCACACAATCAAGTACGGAACATCCCAGGGAAAAATGAAAATCAAAAATACCGGAATGCCAAATCGACACTTGTAGTCGGTGTCCGAAAAACGTTAAAATTCGACACGTCCAAGCCATCGGCAGAGTACGCCATTCCATTGGCTACAGGGTGTATGGGGCATTGCCACTACTGCTATTTGCAAACAACGCTTGGAGATAAACCGTACATCCGAACATATGTAAATCTCGATGATATTTTTTCGGCAGCTGATCATTATATGAAAGAGCGTGCGCCAGAAATCACCCGTTTTGAAGCGGCTTGCACATCCGATATTGTCGGCATCGATCATTTAACGCATTCATTAAAGAAAACAATTGAATTTATCGGGGAGCGTGAATATGGCCGGCTTCGCTTTGTCACGAAGTACCACCATGTGGATCACCTCCTCGATGCCAAACATAACGGCAACACGCGTTTCCGTTTTAGTGTCAATGCTGCACATGTTATTAAATATTTTGAACCAGGAACGTCCAATTTTTTAGAACGGATCGAGGCTGCTGAAAAAGTCGCTAAAGCGGATTATCCACTTGGCTTTGTGATCGCACCGATTATTTGGCATGAAGGCTGGAAAGAAGGTTATCTTGAATTGTTTGAACGTTTAGAAGCAAGTTTGCCTTCCTACGCGAAGAAAGATTTAACATTCGAAATGATCCAGCACCGTTTTACACAAACGGCGAAACGAGTCATAAACAAGCGTTATCCGAAATCAAAGTTGGAGATGGAGGAGAAGGAGCGGAAATACAAATGGGGCCGATATGGACGTGGAAAGTATGTTTACAAAGATGAACGGGCGGCCGAGTTGCGCGACACCCTTACTGGCTATATTGACAAATACTTTCCGCGTGCAAAAATCGAGTACTTTACGTGATCCCCCTGTCTCTTATCTCCATTTTATAGTAAGATAAGAAGTGACGGCTTTCGCCTGTTTGATTGGAGGGATTTCATGCCAACACCAAGCATGGAAGATTATTTAGAGCGGATTTATATGTTAATTGAAGAAAAGGGATATGCAAGGGTATCGGACATTGCCGAAGCGCTTGAAGTCCATCCATCGTCGGTGACGAAAATGGTTCAAAAACTGGATAAGAGTGATTATTTGGTGTATGAGCGTTATAGGGGTTTGGTTTTAACGGCAAAGGGCAATAAAATCGGCAAAAGGCTCGTTTATCGCCATGAATTGCTCGAGGATTTTATGAAAATCATTGGTGTGGACGATACCCATATTTATAAAGACGTAGAAGGGATTGAACATCATATCAGCTGGGATGCGATAGACCGGATTGGCGACCTTGTCCAATACTTCCAAGAAAACCAAACGCGAATCGACGAGTTGCGGGAAATTCAAAAGCGCAACGACTTTCCCGAAGACGAGTAACGATCACAGTTTATGAACTGCCTTTATAGCACCCCCGTAAAAAGAAGGAAACCATCCTTCTTTTTTCACATATAGGTGATAAGGGGGTGACGAAAGTGAATGTAGATGCCGTGTTTGCAGGAGGCGGCGTTAAAGCGTTTGCCTTTGTAGGGGCAGTTGAAGCAGCGGAAGAACGCAAGCTTTCTTTTACACGGATTGCCGGTACAAGCGCAGGTGCAATTATAGCAGCGCTGCTTATGGCTGGCTATACGAGTAAAGAGCTGCATCGGCTGTTAGATCAGCTTGATGTCGTAAAAATGAAAGATGAACGGATGTCGTTTTTGCCTTTACCTGTTGCCAAGTGGATCAATCTTTACTTTCGCCTCGGTTTATATAAAGGCGATCAGTTGGAAGCATGGCTTCAAGACGTTTTGGCGGAAAAAGGCATCCGTCGTTTTGCTGATCTTCCGAGCGGCTCATTGCGGGTAATTGTTTCCGACATTACCCAAGGACGAATGGTTGTGCTCCCAGATGATTTGCCTAAATATAAATATGACCCCGGCGCCTTTAGCGTAGCAAAGGCCATTCGCATGAGCTGTAGCATTCCGTATTTTTTTGAGCCGGTAAAGCTAAATGACAGATCGGTGAAAAAAAAGCTGTTTTATATGGTCGATGGTGGGTTGCTAAGCAATTTTCCGATGTGGCTATTTAAAGACGGCAGCCAAGGAGGTTGGAGGCGGCCGGTGATTGGCTTTCAATTAGCGCCACGGCTTGACGAGCGGCCGCCAGCGGTAATCAACAATGCCGTTGACATGTACAAAGCGCTGTTCGAAACGATGACAAGCGCCCATGATATTCGCTATATTAGTGAAAAGCATGCGAAAAATGTCGTCTTTATCCCGGTCGAGGACATCAAATCAACCGACTTTTCGCTAACGACAGAAGAAAAACAGCATATGGTCCAACTCGGTCGAGAAAAAACAACTGCCTTTCTATCGACATGGACACCTTAAAAACCGGAGGCTCTTTCGCGAAAGAGCCTCCGGTTTTTAGCTAAACGCAAGTTGTCCGTTCCAATATTATCCCGATTGACTTGAAAGAGTAAACATTACGCTTTTTTCTTGCGCTTCGGTTTCGCCCCTTTGCCCTCAATGACAGTCAACTGTGGCCCTGACCGGCGTTTTGCTCCTTTTTTTAATGGGCTTTTTGCCTTTGCAACTGGTTTGGCTCCGTTTTGTTTGAATCCTCGTTTTTGTTCCTGCTTG is a genomic window of Shouchella clausii containing:
- a CDS encoding patatin-like phospholipase family protein, with translation MNVDAVFAGGGVKAFAFVGAVEAAEERKLSFTRIAGTSAGAIIAALLMAGYTSKELHRLLDQLDVVKMKDERMSFLPLPVAKWINLYFRLGLYKGDQLEAWLQDVLAEKGIRRFADLPSGSLRVIVSDITQGRMVVLPDDLPKYKYDPGAFSVAKAIRMSCSIPYFFEPVKLNDRSVKKKLFYMVDGGLLSNFPMWLFKDGSQGGWRRPVIGFQLAPRLDERPPAVINNAVDMYKALFETMTSAHDIRYISEKHAKNVVFIPVEDIKSTDFSLTTEEKQHMVQLGREKTTAFLSTWTP
- the helD gene encoding RNA polymerase recycling motor HelD, whose product is MQYEKERAAYIHAFIRTKQAMLREQLEGVAGDEMELKETFWDHVTVNFSNSHEIQETISSIKQQAELLNERERSGALIKKQMRTLRRLADSPYFGRIDLKIEGENQAEPIYIGIASLMDENDSDFLIYDWRAPISSVYYDSEIGPVTYTAPAGTVKGVLENKRQYVFRRGELKAMFDTSLAIGDERLKESLGEGASRYMKTIVSTIQKEQNQAIRDEKSRYLVIQGVAGSGKTSVAMQRAAYLLFRHRSHIEANQLVLFSPNELFSSYVSTVLPELGEENMKQLTFRGYLYKRLGRVYEVEDGFAQLEYILGADKGELYRTRMRSIAVKSGRAFKEKLDAFIEKLKEGGLFFKDVRFRKKTLIPKEDIETYFYCLDHGIPLQNRLRLTGEWLLKEIAKQEGKERSEAWVEKARELLDNETLLRTHWEVEKATANEEEFGAQERQEQLIAKQLVREAFEPLKKRIKALAFIDSEKLYEQFLFDDCHRDTDGFAAVALWSSSEISKKRMPYEDATPFLYLQDRVKGLQVDRSIKHVFIDEAQDYTHFQLVYMQMLYPAAHFTIVGDVSQTLYIHGPNQTGLIGGDEADVKYMAFYKSYRSTEAIIRFAREMLPNPEEIIPFERPGDVPVLVKGTSRQALIKPVKEWVEQMGERGYRTVAVIVKTAKEANDVHAQLSEWLDIQLVAKDHHEYKEGAVVLPVYLAKGIEFDAVGVFDASASHYASSQERYHLYTACTRAMDHLTVFAAGEWSPWLKPIPSHLYEEKQALS
- the splB gene encoding spore photoproduct lyase, producing MRPFYPQLVYFEPQALNYPLGKELYEKFKNADVEIRETTSHNQVRNIPGKNENQKYRNAKSTLVVGVRKTLKFDTSKPSAEYAIPLATGCMGHCHYCYLQTTLGDKPYIRTYVNLDDIFSAADHYMKERAPEITRFEAACTSDIVGIDHLTHSLKKTIEFIGEREYGRLRFVTKYHHVDHLLDAKHNGNTRFRFSVNAAHVIKYFEPGTSNFLERIEAAEKVAKADYPLGFVIAPIIWHEGWKEGYLELFERLEASLPSYAKKDLTFEMIQHRFTQTAKRVINKRYPKSKLEMEEKERKYKWGRYGRGKYVYKDERAAELRDTLTGYIDKYFPRAKIEYFT
- the dat gene encoding D-amino-acid transaminase; this translates as MNHIIVNDSIVPETEAHVSYNDRGYHFGDGIYEVVRIYEGSYFALDAHLDRLYASAEKLDMRIPYQKETLAARLNDYKNTEKIENGSVYVQFTRGAGARNHLYTREETPVLTGFALPDKPMQASQEKGVSVYVTPDIRWLRCDIKTINLLGNVLAKRKASDHDCAEAVLYRDDAVTEGSSSNLFLVNNETLYTHPANNLILNGITRQEIISIAKNMGIDVVEEPFPKEVLAHAEEAFITSTSIEITPVHTFKGDVVATLSVGPVTRKLQQALAAHIKNETSAPV
- the mntR gene encoding transcriptional regulator MntR; its protein translation is MPTPSMEDYLERIYMLIEEKGYARVSDIAEALEVHPSSVTKMVQKLDKSDYLVYERYRGLVLTAKGNKIGKRLVYRHELLEDFMKIIGVDDTHIYKDVEGIEHHISWDAIDRIGDLVQYFQENQTRIDELREIQKRNDFPEDE